The DNA region TTCTTGGGGGTTCGTAGAGTGCGTTTGGGAGGCCGTGTCTGCGGATATTGCGAATCTGCGCGGCGAGGTCACCCAGTAGATGGGCGACGATGACTATGCGGCACAGGACGAGGAGCCGGATTTTGCAAGGGCTTCGATAGGCGGCGGCGGTGGTTTGAGGGGGGAATGGCGCGCTCGAGGGCGCTTGCGAGGAGATTGGCGAGGAGGGCGGCGGCGAGATTGGCCAGGATCCAGGTTCGCGCGAGCGCAGGATCTTTGGCGGGGACGGCTCGCATCGCGAAGATGGATTTGAGGGCCTTGAAGGCCAGCTCAATCTGCCATCGCAGCCGGTAGAGAGGGATGAGCCGTTCGATCGGCCAATCCTTGGCCGGCAGGTTCGTGGCGAACATGATCAGGCCGGCCATCGCCTTGGTGTCCTGGCGGGGCGTCACCCCGTGCTTGGAGCGCGAGCGTTCGATGCGGGCGCGCTCGCGGGCGGCGACCGCTTCGCTGGCGCGCACAATGACGATGCGGGTCTTCAGCGGCTCGGGCAAAGGCCGGGGGTTTGCCCGGTCCTTTTTGGGCTTGGCCTCTTGCAATGTGACTGCGATCTCGACGGCTTCGGCCGCGCCGAGGGCGGTGATGACATCCTGCGCGGTCAGGCGTTCGCCAGTCTTGTCATAAATCATCTTCATCGCGCTGATCCCGGCGCGGACGAGGAAAAACGCCATGTTGTCCGCCAGTTCCCGCAAGGCTTTGGTTTTGGCGTAATTGCGGTCGGCGACAGCAATGGTCCCCGGCTCGATCCGAGCCAGGCTCAGCGTTTCGCCGACCTTCACGTCGGTCAGATTCAGGAGATCAAATCTTCCGGTCCCGGGATCGTAGCTGGCGTGCAGCCGATGCTGCCCACCGCGTTTGCCAGGGCCGGCGAACATGCTGCCATCGACAAGACGGATCGGCGGGCCTCGCCAAAGCGCCGAAGGCTCGGCCCATTCGGTGGACAGGCTCAGAAGCCGACCTACCACCGAAGACAGCAGATCGCCGCAGTCGCGCAGTCGCTGCAGCACGGCCACGTCGCTCAGCGGGATGCCCAACGCCGAATGGCTCCACGCCGCCGTCGAGCGCAGAGACTGTCCGGTTGCCGCATAGCCAAGCGCTAGGCGAAGCAGTTGCGATCCATTGCAGATACGACGACGACGAACCAGCGCGCCAGTCTCGCGCGCCAGCGCGTCCAGCTTACTCGCGCCGCCCAGAAGACCCTCGACCGCGGGCCAGTCACCTTCAAATGAGAACACCGAATCATCTTGCATCCGCAGCTTGAATCACAAGCCGCCAGCGGTGTGAATCCCAAAGTTAGCGCATATGGGCGAGGACGCCCGCGTTCCCAGGGTGCGCGCTCGCGGCGCTGTCGAGCTGCCTTCACGTCGATCCGTGACGGTCTGTCCCGCGATCTGACCGAGCGGCGTCGGCTACCGCGTGGGATAATCCCCATCGATGGCGATGTAATAGCTCGGACCCTCCGGGCCGAGGGGAGCGAGAGTGGGAAGGGCAAAGTCGGTGGTGCCGTTCCCGCCATAGGTCGGTCCGATCAGGCTGAACAGGGGCTGATTCTGTGCAATAGAAAGAAGCATACCATTGCAAAGCGCCCATCCGGTCGGGGCAAAGTTGAAGGGAAAAATCTGGATTGTGCCAAGAATCGGTTTCATGATGAGTATACCCCTGCGGAATACGGCGTCTCGAGCGGCCCCTTCAGACTATTCCATGCAGCCATACCGGAGTCGAACTGTCCACGGGCGAGCGTGAACCGCGGTTCACCGGCAGCGCGGACAGCTCCAGAACCCCATGTTCAAACGGGCCGACTGCCGGGCCAAGGGTAGTCGTCGCCAAGTGCAGTCGTCGCCAAGCGTAGCCGTCGAGACGCCAGGCCTGGCTGGCGCTCAAGCCGCCTTGCGCACGCGGGCGACGCCCTGCGCCAGGGCCCGCACCAGAGCGGCGACCGCCTCGACCGTGCCTGACGTTGCCTGGCCTTGCGCGTCGAGCGAGCCGCGCACCGCCTCGACGATCGAGGTGCCGACCACGACCGCGTCGGCGCAGGCGGCGATCGCGGCGGCATGCTCCGGCGTCTTCACTCCGAAGCCGACCGCTACGGGAAGCGCCGTATGACGTTTGATGCGCTCAACCGAGGCCGCAACCGCGGCGAAATCCGGGGTGGCCGCGCCGGTGATGCCGGTGATCGACACGTAATAGACGAAGCCCGTGGTGTTCTGCAGGACCTTCGGCAGACGCTTGTCGTCGGTCGTCGGCGTCGCGAGGCGAATGAAAGCAAGGCCGGCCTTCAGCGCCGGCAGGCACAATTCCGCATCCTCCTCGGGCGGCAGGTCGACGATGATCAGGCCGTCGACGCCGGCTTCCACGGCTTCGGCAAGGAAGCGTTCGACGCCACGCGCATAGATCGGATTGTAATAGCCCATCAGGATGATGGGCGTGTCGCCATCGCTCTTGCGGAATTGCCGCACGAGGTCGAGCGTCCTGGTCAAGGTCTCGCCGCCCTTGAGGGCCCGCAAGCCCGCCGCCTGGACCGCGGGACCATCCGCCATCGGGTCGGTGAAGGGCATGCCGAGCTCGATGATGTCGGCGCCGGCCGGCGGCAGCGCCTTGGCGATGGCGAGCGACGTCTCGTGATCGGGATCGCCCGCCGTGACGAAGGTCACGAGGGCGGCGCGGCCTTGCGCCCGGCAATGGGCGAAACGGGCAGTCATGCGAGCGGTCATCGGTGAGCGGTTACCATGACGAGGTGGTTGGGACTAGCGCCCGGCCAGCATCTGCGCCACTTGCGGCACGTCCTTGTCGCCGCGCCCCGAGAGCCCGACCACCATGAGATGCTCGCGCGGCAGCTTCGGCGCGAGCTCGGCGACGCGCGCCAGCGCATGAGCTGGCTCGAGCGCCGGGATGATGCCTTCGAGCTTCGAGAGCAGCTGGAAGGCCTCGAGCGCCTCGGCATCGGTCGCCGACAGATAGGTGACGCGGCCGACTTCATGCAGCCAGGAATGCTCAGGGCCAATGCCCGGATAATCGAGCCCGGCCGAGATCGAATGCGCCTCGGTGATCTGCCCGTCCGCGTCCATGAGCAGATAGGTGCGGTTGCCGTGCAGCACGCCGGGGCGCCCGCCTGTGAGCGAAGCCGCATGCAGCCCGCTCGCTATGCCGTGCCCGGCCGCCTCGACCCCGTAGATCGCCACGTCCGGGTCGTCGAGGAAGGGATGGAACAGGCCCATGGCGTTCGAGCCGCCGCCGATGCAGGCGATGAGCGAATCCGGCAGCCGGCCTTCGGCTTCCTGCAACTGGGCGCGCACCTCCTGCCCGATGACGCATTGGAAATCCCGCACCATCATCGGATAGGGATGCGGGCCCGCCACCGTGCCGATGCAGTAGAAAGTGTCGGCCACATTGGTCACCCAGTCGCGCAGCGCCTCGTTGAGCGCATCCTTGAGCGTCTTCGAGCCCGAATGCACCGGCACCACCTCGGCGCCCAGCATCTGCATGCGGATGACATTGGGTTGCTGACGCTCGACATCGACCGCGCCCATATAGACGATGCATTGCAGGCCGAAGCGGGCGCAGAGCGTGGCGGTGGCGACGCCGTGCTGGCCGGCGCCCGTCTCGGCGATGATGCGGGTCTTGCCCATGCGCCGCGCCAGCAAGATCTGGCCGAGCACATTGTTCACCTTATGCGAGCCCGTATGGTTCAATTCCTCGCGCTTCAGGTAGATCTTGGCGCCGCCGAGATGGGCCGTGAGGCGCTCAGCGAAATAGAGCGGGCTCGGCCGGCCGACATAATGGCGCGAGAAACCGTCGAGCTCGGCGCGGAAAGCCGGATCCTGCCTCGCCTCCTCATAGGCGCGCTCGAGATCGAGCACGAGCGGCATCAAGGTCTCGGCGACGAAGCGGCCGCCGAACAGGCCGAAGCGGCCGCTCTCATCCGGGCCGGAGCGGAAGGAGTTCGGCTTCGTCTGGACGGTCACGGCGGTTCTCCGGTTGCGGCTTCAGCCCAGCCTTCAGGTCTCAGCCACGCGCGCCGCGCGGATGAAGGCTGCGATTTTCGCCTCGTCCTTTAGGCCGGGCGCGCGCTCGACGCCAGACGAGACATCGACGCCGTCCGGCCGCGCCACCCGGATGGCCTCTGCGACATTGTCGGAGTCGAGCCCGCCCGAGAGCATGATCGGCGCTTGCGCGTTGAAGCCTTCGAGCATCGTCCAATCGAAACTCAGGCCGTTTCCGCCCGGCAACGCGGCATCGGCCGGTGGCTTGGTGTCGAGGAGGAAGCGGTCGGCGTTCCCATAGGCCTGCGTCGCCGCGAGGTCGCTTCGCACCGCGACCCCGATCACCTTCATCAGCGGCACACCGAAAAGGGCGCGCAGATGGGCCAGGCGTTCCGGGCTTTCCCGCCCATGCAGTTGCAGGAGATCGGGACGCAGCGCCGCCACGATGTCGGCAAGCGCCGCATCCTCGGCATCGACCGTCAGCGCCACGATGCCGGCGCGGCCACGGGCGCGGCTGGCGAGTGCGGCGGCCGCCTCGATCGAAACATTGCGCGGGCTGCGCGCGAAGAAGACGAAGCCGACCATATCGGCGCCGGCCTTGATCGCCGCGTCGACGGAGGCTGGCGTCGACAGGCCGCAGATCTTGACGAGAAGGGACATCAGAAAACGGGCATCTCTTGGCTCAGTTGCGCAGGAATTGCGCAGTTGCGACATTACATTTCGGCAATCTCTATCACATTGGCGTCAACCTGATCGAGGCCTGTTCCTCCGGGCATTGACCAGTCGCGTCGGGGCGCCAGATAATCCTTCGGGGCTGGACAACTTCCGCCCGCGCCGACGGCGCCTATGGGGGATCCCATCATGATCACGCTCACCGTCAACGGACGTCGCCACGAGCTCGACGTCGAACCGGAAACCCCGCTCCTCTGGGTGATCCGCGACGAGATCGGCCTCACCGGCACGAAATATGGCTGCGGCATCGCCCAATGCGGCGCCTGCACGGTGCATCTCGACGGGCAGGCCGTCCGTTCCTGCTCGCTGCAGGTCGGCGATGTCGGCACCCAGAAGATCACCACCATCGAGGGACTTGGGGCACAGGCAGGACTGGCCGCGCAAGCAGGACTGGCAGCGCAGGCGCGCCATCCCGTGCAGCAGGCCTGGATCGCCGAGGATGTGCCGCAATGCGGCTATTGCCAGTCCGGGCAGATCATGGCGGCGGCCGCCTTCCTGGCCGCGACGCCGAACCCCAACGATGCCGATATCGACGCTGGCCTCACCAATATCTGCCGTTGCGGCACCTATCCCCGCATCCGGGCTGCCGTGCATCGGGCAGCCGCCCTGATGAAAGGTTGAGGGAGGACGCCATGAACGCCATGAACATGTCGGCCAAGCTGCTGTCCTCGACCCGGGCCTCCACTCCCGAGCTGAGCCGCCGGCGCTTTGTGCTCGCCGCCCTCTCGACGGCGGGCGGGCTGGCGCTCGCGGTCGGGCCGGCCGGGTTCTCGAAAGCGGCGACGATCGGCAGCGAGCCCTGGGACAAGTCGCTTCCGGCAAGCGGCGCCGAGATCAGTGCCTGGATCTTCATCGAGCCCGATGACAGCGTCACCTTGCGGCTCGGCAAGGCCGAAATGGGCCAAGGCATTTCGACGGCGCTGCCCATGCTGTTCGCCGAAGAGCTCGGCTGCGACTTCGCCAAGATCAAGGTCGAATACGCCTCCGCCAATCGCAATCTCCGCGAGAAGGAGGTCTATCACAGCCTCTCGACCGGCGGCAGCAGCGGCGTTCGCCGTTCGCGCGAATTCGTGCAGCAGGCCGGCGCCAGCGCCCGGGCCCGCTTGATCGCGGCGGCGGCGAAACAGCTCGGCGTGCCGGACGCCGAATGCCACGCCGCCGACGGCAAGGTCACGCATCAGGCAAGCGGCCGCAGCCTGAATTTCGGGGCGCTCGCGGCAGCGGCGGCTCAGATCACCCTCGCCCGGGAACCTGCGATCAAGACGCCCGCGGAATTTGGGCTGGTCGGCAAGCCGATGGCCCGTCTCGACACGCCCTTGAAGGTCGACGGCACGGCGAAATTCGGGATCGACGTCAAGGTGCCGGGCATGGTCTATGCGGCGGTCGCGGCCTGTCCGGTATTCGGCGGCAGCGCGAAATCCTTCGACGGCACGGCGGCGCTGCAACGTCGCGGCGTCACCCATGTGCTCGCCGTGCCGAACGGGGTCGCGGTGGTGGCCGATCGCTTCTGGCGCGCCAAGGAAGCCTTGGCCGAGGTCAAGATCGATTGGGATTACGGCACGGGCGCGGGCACCGATTCGGCAAGCTTCGAGCGGCAATACCGCGCCGCCCTCGACGGAGAGGCCGTCACCGCCAAGGCGTCGGGCGACCTGGCGCAGGCCTATGCGGCGGGCGGCAAGGTGATCGAAGCCGTCTATGAGGCGCCGCATCTGGCGCATGCGCCGATGGAGCCGCTCAATGCGACCGCTCATGTGCAGCAGGACCGTATCGATGTCTGGATGGGCACCCAGAACGCCGATGCGGCGCTGCTGCTCGCAGCGAAGACCGCCGGGATGAAGCCCGAGCAGGTCTTCATCCATAATTGCTTCCTCGGCGGCGGCTTCGGCCGGCGCGCCGTCAATGACGAGCTCGCTCAAGCCGTCACCATCTCCAAGGCGATCGGCAAGCCGGTGAAGCTGTTGTGGACGCGCGAAGAGGATATGCGCCATGACCGCTACCGGCCCCAGGCCGCGATCCGCTTCAGGGCGGCGCTAGGCCCGCAAGGCAAGATCGCGGCCTTCGAGGCGCGCACCGCGGTCGGCTCGATCACGCGCTCGCTCGGCTGGGGCAAGGCCGAGAGCGGCGTCGAGGGCGCGGCCGTCGAGGGGCTCGCCAACATCCCCTATGCGATGGATGCCTTGAAGGTCGATTGCATCCTCAAGAACACCCATGTGCCGGTGATGTTCTGGCGCTCGGTCGGCTCGTCGATCAACGCCTTCGTGGTGGAAAGCTTCATGGACGAGCTCGCCGAGGCTGCGGGCGAAGACCCCTACCGCTTCCGCCGCAGGCTTTTGGCCGGCAAGCCGGAATTCCTCGCCGTGCTCGATACCATCGCCGAGAAGAGCGGTTGGGGGAAACCCCTGGCCAAGGGACGCGGGCGCGGCATCGCCATCCATGAATCCTTCGGCACCATCGTCGGCGAGGTCGCCGAGGTCGCGGTCAGCCCCAAGGGCGAAGTGAAGGTCGAGCGCGTGGTGGCGGGCGTCGATTCCGGCCATGTGGTCAATCCGCGCCATGTCGAGATGCAGATCGAGAGCGGCATCCTCTATGGGCTCACGGCGGCGCTGTTCGGCGAGATCACCATCAAGGACGGCAGGGTCGAGCAGTCGAATTTCGACACCTACCAGATCGCCCGCATGGCGGACGCTCCGAGCATCGAGACGCATCTCGTCTTGTCGGGCGGCACGAAATGGGGCGGCATCGGCGAGCCCGGCACGCCGCCGATCGCGCCCGCCATCTCCAACGCGATCTACGCAGCGACCGGACGCCGCATCCGCAAGCTGCCGATCGGCAATGTCGATCTCTCGGGACACGCCTGAGGTCCTGTTGCGTCGCCGAGGAAGCGCATACTCATCGTTGTTGCGCCGGCGCTAACCTCTCCCCTTGCGGGAGAGGTCGATCCGAGCCGCCAGGCGAGGATCGGGTGAGGGGGGCAGGGCCGACTTTCGGCAGCCCCCACCAAATTCATTCCCGGCAAACTTCCGAAGGCAGGAGCTGCCCCCCTCACCCGGAGCCTTCGCTTCGCTCAGGCTCCGACCTCTCCCACAAGGGGAGGTGAGGCCGTCCCCCCGACGAAATGATGAGATCCCGGTCATGGACACCGTGGCCGGCGGAAGCTTAATTTCTAGGCAACCGCCCGAAAAGCGCCGCAATTCGCTTGCCGGGACCAAATGAAAGCGAAAGGGGAGGACATTCATGAGCGTCGCCGCCATGACTCCGGGCTCGGACCTCCAAGTCGGCCCGATGACATCCGCCGAGAAGAAGGTGATCCTCGCCTCTTCGCTCGGCACGGTATTCGAATGGTATGACTTCTATCTGGCGATCTTTCTCGCCGGCGAGATCGCCAAGGTTTTCTTCACCGGCGTCAATCCGACGGCAGGCTTCATCTTTGCGCTCTTGTCGTTCGCCGCGGGCTTTGCGGTGCGGCCGTTCGGCGCCTTGATCTTCGGCCATGTGGGCGATCTCGTAGGCCGCAAATATTCCTTCCTCGTGACCATGACGATCATGGGCATGGCGACTTTCCTCGTGGGTTGCGTTCCGAGCTATACGAGCTGGGGCATCGCGGCTCCGATCATCTTCATCGGCTTGCGGCTGCTGCAGGGCCTGGCGCTCGGCGGCGAATATGGTGGCGCTGCGACTTATGTCGCGGAGCACGCGCCTCAAGGCCG from Rhizobiales bacterium GAS188 includes:
- a CDS encoding Transposase DDE domain-containing protein, with the translated sequence MQDDSVFSFEGDWPAVEGLLGGASKLDALARETGALVRRRRICNGSQLLRLALGYAATGQSLRSTAAWSHSALGIPLSDVAVLQRLRDCGDLLSSVVGRLLSLSTEWAEPSALWRGPPIRLVDGSMFAGPGKRGGQHRLHASYDPGTGRFDLLNLTDVKVGETLSLARIEPGTIAVADRNYAKTKALRELADNMAFFLVRAGISAMKMIYDKTGERLTAQDVITALGAAEAVEIAVTLQEAKPKKDRANPRPLPEPLKTRIVIVRASEAVAARERARIERSRSKHGVTPRQDTKAMAGLIMFATNLPAKDWPIERLIPLYRLRWQIELAFKALKSIFAMRAVPAKDPALARTWILANLAAALLANLLASALERAIPPSNHRRRLSKPLQNPAPRPVPHSHRRPSTG
- a CDS encoding Phage Tail Collar Domain, with amino-acid sequence MKPILGTIQIFPFNFAPTGWALCNGMLLSIAQNQPLFSLIGPTYGGNGTTDFALPTLAPLGPEGPSYYIAIDGDYPTR
- a CDS encoding tryptophan synthase, alpha chain, coding for MTARMTARFAHCRAQGRAALVTFVTAGDPDHETSLAIAKALPPAGADIIELGMPFTDPMADGPAVQAAGLRALKGGETLTRTLDLVRQFRKSDGDTPIILMGYYNPIYARGVERFLAEAVEAGVDGLIIVDLPPEEDAELCLPALKAGLAFIRLATPTTDDKRLPKVLQNTTGFVYYVSITGITGAATPDFAAVAASVERIKRHTALPVAVGFGVKTPEHAAAIAACADAVVVGTSIVEAVRGSLDAQGQATSGTVEAVAALVRALAQGVARVRKAA
- a CDS encoding tryptophan synthase, beta chain, which gives rise to MTVQTKPNSFRSGPDESGRFGLFGGRFVAETLMPLVLDLERAYEEARQDPAFRAELDGFSRHYVGRPSPLYFAERLTAHLGGAKIYLKREELNHTGSHKVNNVLGQILLARRMGKTRIIAETGAGQHGVATATLCARFGLQCIVYMGAVDVERQQPNVIRMQMLGAEVVPVHSGSKTLKDALNEALRDWVTNVADTFYCIGTVAGPHPYPMMVRDFQCVIGQEVRAQLQEAEGRLPDSLIACIGGGSNAMGLFHPFLDDPDVAIYGVEAAGHGIASGLHAASLTGGRPGVLHGNRTYLLMDADGQITEAHSISAGLDYPGIGPEHSWLHEVGRVTYLSATDAEALEAFQLLSKLEGIIPALEPAHALARVAELAPKLPREHLMVVGLSGRGDKDVPQVAQMLAGR
- a CDS encoding phosphoribosylanthranilate isomerase — translated: MSLLVKICGLSTPASVDAAIKAGADMVGFVFFARSPRNVSIEAAAALASRARGRAGIVALTVDAEDAALADIVAALRPDLLQLHGRESPERLAHLRALFGVPLMKVIGVAVRSDLAATQAYGNADRFLLDTKPPADAALPGGNGLSFDWTMLEGFNAQAPIMLSGGLDSDNVAEAIRVARPDGVDVSSGVERAPGLKDEAKIAAFIRAARVAET
- a CDS encoding isoquinoline 1-oxidoreductase, alpha subunit, whose translation is MITLTVNGRRHELDVEPETPLLWVIRDEIGLTGTKYGCGIAQCGACTVHLDGQAVRSCSLQVGDVGTQKITTIEGLGAQAGLAAQAGLAAQARHPVQQAWIAEDVPQCGYCQSGQIMAAAAFLAATPNPNDADIDAGLTNICRCGTYPRIRAAVHRAAALMKG
- a CDS encoding isoquinoline 1-oxidoreductase, beta subunit — encoded protein: MNAMNMSAKLLSSTRASTPELSRRRFVLAALSTAGGLALAVGPAGFSKAATIGSEPWDKSLPASGAEISAWIFIEPDDSVTLRLGKAEMGQGISTALPMLFAEELGCDFAKIKVEYASANRNLREKEVYHSLSTGGSSGVRRSREFVQQAGASARARLIAAAAKQLGVPDAECHAADGKVTHQASGRSLNFGALAAAAAQITLAREPAIKTPAEFGLVGKPMARLDTPLKVDGTAKFGIDVKVPGMVYAAVAACPVFGGSAKSFDGTAALQRRGVTHVLAVPNGVAVVADRFWRAKEALAEVKIDWDYGTGAGTDSASFERQYRAALDGEAVTAKASGDLAQAYAAGGKVIEAVYEAPHLAHAPMEPLNATAHVQQDRIDVWMGTQNADAALLLAAKTAGMKPEQVFIHNCFLGGGFGRRAVNDELAQAVTISKAIGKPVKLLWTREEDMRHDRYRPQAAIRFRAALGPQGKIAAFEARTAVGSITRSLGWGKAESGVEGAAVEGLANIPYAMDALKVDCILKNTHVPVMFWRSVGSSINAFVVESFMDELAEAAGEDPYRFRRRLLAGKPEFLAVLDTIAEKSGWGKPLAKGRGRGIAIHESFGTIVGEVAEVAVSPKGEVKVERVVAGVDSGHVVNPRHVEMQIESGILYGLTAALFGEITIKDGRVEQSNFDTYQIARMADAPSIETHLVLSGGTKWGGIGEPGTPPIAPAISNAIYAATGRRIRKLPIGNVDLSGHA